In one Pseudomonas tensinigenes genomic region, the following are encoded:
- a CDS encoding DUF6124 family protein has translation MFKITPNPPEIDPIAGDESPDAKKFNEAVDRALSHYLGPAPEIMLTPYQTNKMFIANPNTKTEELLVNASESLGSASVMLGDVIGLVQGPARKTLQGIAQVVMLGELAVNRALDNVVPTE, from the coding sequence ATGTTCAAAATTACGCCGAATCCGCCAGAAATCGATCCGATTGCGGGCGACGAATCCCCAGACGCCAAGAAATTCAACGAAGCCGTCGACCGCGCCCTCTCCCATTACCTCGGCCCTGCCCCGGAAATCATGCTCACCCCGTACCAAACCAACAAGATGTTCATCGCCAACCCGAACACCAAGACTGAGGAATTGCTGGTGAATGCCAGTGAATCACTCGGCTCGGCATCGGTGATGCTTGGGGATGTGATCGGGCTGGTGCAGGGACCGGCACGCAAGACGCTGCAAGGCATTGCGCAGGTGGTAATGCTTGGGGAGTTGGCGGTGAATCGGGCGTTGGATAAC